The following coding sequences lie in one Arabidopsis thaliana chromosome 3, partial sequence genomic window:
- a CDS encoding Major facilitator superfamily protein (Major facilitator superfamily protein; FUNCTIONS IN: substrate-specific transmembrane transporter activity, carbohydrate transmembrane transporter activity, transporter activity, sugar:hydrogen symporter activity; INVOLVED IN: transport, transmembrane transport; LOCATED IN: integral to membrane, membrane; CONTAINS InterPro DOMAIN/s: Sugar transporter, conserved site (InterPro:IPR005829), Major facilitator superfamily (InterPro:IPR020846), General substrate transporter (InterPro:IPR005828), Sugar/inositol transporter (InterPro:IPR003663), Major facilitator superfamily, general substrate transporter (InterPro:IPR016196); BEST Arabidopsis thaliana protein match is: Major facilitator superfamily protein (TAIR:AT3G05400.1); Has 23736 Blast hits to 23642 proteins in 1822 species: Archae - 433; Bacteria - 9900; Metazoa - 4398; Fungi - 6064; Plants - 1930; Viruses - 0; Other Eukaryotes - 1011 (source: NCBI BLink).) yields MEGENSSIEKGLLLIRKEESANTTPFLVFTTFIIVSASFSFGVALGHTAGTMASIMEDLDLSITQFSVFGSLLTFGGMIGALFSATIADSFGCKMTLWITEVFCISGWLAIALAKNIIWLDLGRFFVGIGVGLLSYVVPVYIAEITPKTVRGTFTFSNQLLQNCGVATAYYLGNFMSWRIIALIGILPCLIQLVGLFFVPESPRWLAKEGRDEECEVVLQKLRGDEADIVKETQEILISVEASANISMRSLFKKKYTHQLTIGIGLMLLQQLSGSAGLGYYTGSVFDLAGFPSRIGMTVLSIVVVPKAILGLILVERWGRRPLLMASAFGLCLGCISLALAFGLKGVPGVNVNVTPTLAFIGIMTFVMMFAAGLGALPWIIMSEIFPMDMKVVAGSLVSITNWFTGWIVSYCFNFMLLWSPTGTFIIFATISGATVVFAWCLVPETRGLTLEEIQRRAN; encoded by the exons ATGGAGGGAGAGAATAGTAGCATTGAGAAAGGATTATTATTGATAAGGAAGGAAGAGAGTGCAAATACAACTCCATTTCTTGTCTTCACCACTTTCATCATTGTCTCTGCTTCCTTCTCCTTTGGCGTTGCC TTAGGACATACTGCTGGTACAATGGCCTCCATTATGGAAGATCTTGATCTTTCTATCACACAA TTTTCTGTATTTGGTTCACTATTGACATTTGGAGGAATGATTGGAGCACTATTTAGCGCCACAATTGCAGATTCATTTGGTTGTAAAATG ACTTTGTGGATCACTGAGGTATTCTGCATAAGTGGATGGCTTGCAATTGCACTAGCCAAG AACATTATTTGGCTGGACTTGGGACGATTCTTTGTAGGAATTGGAGTTGGTCTCCTTAGTTACGTG gttcCTGTATATATCGCAGAAATAACTCCTAAAACTGTGCGAGGCACTTTTACATTTAGTAATCAG TTATTGCAAAATTGTGGAGTCGCAACGGCGTATTACCTTGGAAATTTCATGTCATGGAGAATAATAGCCTTAATAG GCATACTTCCATGCTTGATACAACTTGTTGGGTTGTTTTTCGTCCCCGAATCTCCAAGATGGTTG GCAAAAGAAGGTCGTGACGAAGAATGTGAGGTTGTTCTTCAGAAACTAAGAGGAGATGAAGCGGATATTGTGAAGGAAACTCAAGAAATCTTG atttctGTTGAGGCTTCTGCGAATATCAGCATGCGTAGtcttttcaaaaagaaatatactCATCAACTTACA ATTGGTATAGGTTTGATGCTTCTGCAACAGTTAAGTGGGAGTGCAGGATTAGGTTATTACACTGGTAGCGTATTTGATCTTGCCG GATTTCCTTCTCGGATTGGGATGACGGTGTTGTCTATTGTCGTG GTACCAAAAGCTATATTGGGTCTGATACTTGTGGAACGATGGGGAAGAAGACCGCTTCTTATG GCATCGgcatttggtttatgtttaggTTGTATCTCTCTTGCATTAGCGTTTGGATTGAAAGGTGTCCCTGGGGTTAATGTAAATGTTACTCCCACTTTGGCATTTATAGGAATAATG ACATTCGTAATGATGTTCGCAGCTGGATTAGGAGCCCTACCATGGATCATAATGTCTGag atatttCCGATGGACATGAAAGTAGTAGCTGGGAGTTTAGTAAGCATAACAAATTGGTTTACTGGTTGGATCGTCAGCTACTGTTTCAATTTTATGCTTCTTTGGAGCCCAACCG GAACTTTTATCATATTTGCTACGATAAGTGGAGCAACGGTTGTATTCGCATGGTGTTTAGTGCCTGAGACTCGAGGATTGACTTTAGAAGAAATCCAACGACGTGCTAATTAA
- a CDS encoding Major facilitator superfamily protein, with the protein MEGENSSIEKGLLLIRKEESANTTPFLVFTTFIIVSASFSFGVALGHTAGTMASIMEDLDLSITQFSVFGSLLTFGGMIGALFSATIADSFGCKMTLWITEVFCISGWLAIALAKNIIWLDLGRFFVGIGVGLLSYVVPVYIAEITPKTVRGTFTFSNQLLQNCGVATAYYLGNFMSWRIIALIGILPCLIQLVGLFFVPESPRWLAKEGRDEECEVVLQKLRGDEADIVKETQEILISVEASANISMRSLFKKKYTHQLTIGIGLMLLQQLSGSAGLGYYTGSVFDLAGFPSRIGMTVLSIVVVPKAILGLILVERWGRRPLLMVM; encoded by the exons ATGGAGGGAGAGAATAGTAGCATTGAGAAAGGATTATTATTGATAAGGAAGGAAGAGAGTGCAAATACAACTCCATTTCTTGTCTTCACCACTTTCATCATTGTCTCTGCTTCCTTCTCCTTTGGCGTTGCC TTAGGACATACTGCTGGTACAATGGCCTCCATTATGGAAGATCTTGATCTTTCTATCACACAA TTTTCTGTATTTGGTTCACTATTGACATTTGGAGGAATGATTGGAGCACTATTTAGCGCCACAATTGCAGATTCATTTGGTTGTAAAATG ACTTTGTGGATCACTGAGGTATTCTGCATAAGTGGATGGCTTGCAATTGCACTAGCCAAG AACATTATTTGGCTGGACTTGGGACGATTCTTTGTAGGAATTGGAGTTGGTCTCCTTAGTTACGTG gttcCTGTATATATCGCAGAAATAACTCCTAAAACTGTGCGAGGCACTTTTACATTTAGTAATCAG TTATTGCAAAATTGTGGAGTCGCAACGGCGTATTACCTTGGAAATTTCATGTCATGGAGAATAATAGCCTTAATAG GCATACTTCCATGCTTGATACAACTTGTTGGGTTGTTTTTCGTCCCCGAATCTCCAAGATGGTTG GCAAAAGAAGGTCGTGACGAAGAATGTGAGGTTGTTCTTCAGAAACTAAGAGGAGATGAAGCGGATATTGTGAAGGAAACTCAAGAAATCTTG atttctGTTGAGGCTTCTGCGAATATCAGCATGCGTAGtcttttcaaaaagaaatatactCATCAACTTACA ATTGGTATAGGTTTGATGCTTCTGCAACAGTTAAGTGGGAGTGCAGGATTAGGTTATTACACTGGTAGCGTATTTGATCTTGCCG GATTTCCTTCTCGGATTGGGATGACGGTGTTGTCTATTGTCGTG GTACCAAAAGCTATATTGGGTCTGATACTTGTGGAACGATGGGGAAGAAGACCGCTTCTTATGGTTatgtaa
- a CDS encoding Major facilitator superfamily protein (Major facilitator superfamily protein; FUNCTIONS IN: carbohydrate transmembrane transporter activity, sugar:hydrogen symporter activity; INVOLVED IN: transport, transmembrane transport; LOCATED IN: integral to membrane, membrane; CONTAINS InterPro DOMAIN/s: Sugar transporter, conserved site (InterPro:IPR005829), Major facilitator superfamily (InterPro:IPR020846), Sugar/inositol transporter (InterPro:IPR003663), General substrate transporter (InterPro:IPR005828), Major facilitator superfamily, general substrate transporter (InterPro:IPR016196); BEST Arabidopsis thaliana protein match is: Major facilitator superfamily protein (TAIR:AT3G05165.3); Has 26526 Blast hits to 25887 proteins in 1891 species: Archae - 454; Bacteria - 10936; Metazoa - 4979; Fungi - 6352; Plants - 2668; Viruses - 0; Other Eukaryotes - 1137 (source: NCBI BLink).) yields MEEGLLRHENDRDDRRITACVILSTFVAVCSSFSYGCANGYTSGAETAIMKELDLSMAQFSAFGSFLNLGGAVGALFSGQLAVILGRRRTLWACDLFCIFGWLSIAFAKNVLWLDLGRISLGIGVGLTSYVVPVYIAEITPKHVRGAFSASTLLLQNSGISLIYFFGTVINWRVLAVIGALPCFIPVIGIYFIPESPRWLAKIGSVKEVENSLHRLRGKDADVSDEAAEIQVMTKMLEEDSKSSFCDMFQKKYRRTLVVGIGLMLIQQLSGASGITYYSNAIFRKAGFSERLGSMIFGVFVIPKALVGLILVDRWGRRPLLLASAVGMSIGSLLIGVSFTLQEMNLFPEFIPVFVFINILVYFGFFAIGIGGLPWIIMSEIFPINIKVSAGSIVALTSWTTGWFVSYGFNFMFEWSAQGTFYIFAMVGGLSLLFIWMLVPETKGQSLEELQASLTGTT; encoded by the exons ATGGAAGAAGGACTTCTTCGGCATGAAAACGACAGAGATGATCGTCGTATCACAGCTTGTGTTATCCTCAGCACTTTTGTTGCTGTTTGTAGTTCCTTCAGCTATGGATGTGCT AATGGTTATACTTCCGGCGCTGAAACTGCAATCATGAAAGAGTTAGACCTTTCTATGGCACAA ttttCAGCGTTTGGTTCCTTTTTGAACTTGGGAGGTGCGGTGGGAGCTTTGTTTAGCGGTCAATTAGCAGTCATCCTTGGCAGAAGACGA ACGTTGTGGGCATGCGATTTGTTCTGCATTTTTGGTTGGCTCTCCATTGCTTTTGCAAAG AATGTCTTGTGGCTGGACTTGGGAAGAATTTCTTTAGGCATCGGAGTGGGCTTGACTAGCTACGTG GTCCCTGTCTATATTGCGGAAATCACTCCTAAACATGTTCGTGGCGCATTTTCTGCTTCAACCCTG CTTCTTCAAAACAGTGGAATTTctctgatttattttttcgGAACTGTAATTAATTGGCGGGTTCTGGCTGTTATAG GTGCTCTTCCATGTTTCATTCCAGTGATCGGTATATATTTCATACCGGAATCACCAAGATGGTTG GCTAAAATCGGTTCAGTTAAAGAAGTAGAAAACTCTCTGCATCGCCTTAGAGGGAAAGATGCTGATGTTTCAGATGAAGCCGCTGAAATTCAg GTTATGACAAAAATGcttgaagaagattcaaagtCCAGTTTTTGTGACATGTTTCAGAAGAAGTATAGACGAACTCTAGTG GTTGGAATTGGTTTAATGTTGATACAACAATTATCTGGAGCTAGCGGTATCACATATTATTCAAATGCCATATTTAGAAAAGCTG GCTTTTCAGAGAGACTTGGATCAATGATATTTGGTGTGTTCGTG ATCCCAAAAGCTTTGGTTGGTCTGATTCTTGTGGATAGATGGGGAAGACGACCACTCCTATTG GCTTCTGCTGTTGGAATGTCTATCGGATCCTTGCTTATTGGGGTTAGCTTCACGTTACAG GAAATGAATCTGTTTCCTGAATTTATTCCAGTTTTCGTCTTCATAAATATTCTG GTCTACTTTGGATTTTTTGCAATCGGTATAGGAGGGCTACCTTGGATCATTATGTCTGAG atATTTCcgataaatataaaagtttcAGCAGGGTCAATCGTTGCATTAACATCGTGGACCACTGGGTGGTTCGTTAGTTATGGTTTCAACTTTATGTTTGAATGGAGCGCACAAg GAACCTTTTACATATTTGCGATGGTGGGGGGATTGTCATTGCTTTTTATATGGATGCTCGTGCCGGAAACCAAAGGACAGTCGCTTGAAGAATTGCAAGCATCCCTTACGGGGACAACCTAA
- a CDS encoding Major facilitator superfamily protein — MKELDLSMAQFSAFGSFLNLGGAVGALFSGQLAVILGRRRTLWACDLFCIFGWLSIAFAKNVLWLDLGRISLGIGVGLTSYVVPVYIAEITPKHVRGAFSASTLLLQNSGISLIYFFGTVINWRVLAVIGALPCFIPVIGIYFIPESPRWLAKIGSVKEVENSLHRLRGKDADVSDEAAEIQVMTKMLEEDSKSSFCDMFQKKYRRTLVVGIGLMLIQQLSGASGITYYSNAIFRKAGFSERLGSMIFGVFVIPKALVGLILVDRWGRRPLLLASAVGMSIGSLLIGVSFTLQEMNLFPEFIPVFVFINILVYFGFFAIGIGGLPWIIMSEIFPINIKVSAGSIVALTSWTTGWFVSYGFNFMFEWSAQGTFYIFAMVGGLSLLFIWMLVPETKGQSLEELQASLTGTT; from the exons ATGAAAGAGTTAGACCTTTCTATGGCACAA ttttCAGCGTTTGGTTCCTTTTTGAACTTGGGAGGTGCGGTGGGAGCTTTGTTTAGCGGTCAATTAGCAGTCATCCTTGGCAGAAGACGA ACGTTGTGGGCATGCGATTTGTTCTGCATTTTTGGTTGGCTCTCCATTGCTTTTGCAAAG AATGTCTTGTGGCTGGACTTGGGAAGAATTTCTTTAGGCATCGGAGTGGGCTTGACTAGCTACGTG GTCCCTGTCTATATTGCGGAAATCACTCCTAAACATGTTCGTGGCGCATTTTCTGCTTCAACCCTG CTTCTTCAAAACAGTGGAATTTctctgatttattttttcgGAACTGTAATTAATTGGCGGGTTCTGGCTGTTATAG GTGCTCTTCCATGTTTCATTCCAGTGATCGGTATATATTTCATACCGGAATCACCAAGATGGTTG GCTAAAATCGGTTCAGTTAAAGAAGTAGAAAACTCTCTGCATCGCCTTAGAGGGAAAGATGCTGATGTTTCAGATGAAGCCGCTGAAATTCAg GTTATGACAAAAATGcttgaagaagattcaaagtCCAGTTTTTGTGACATGTTTCAGAAGAAGTATAGACGAACTCTAGTG GTTGGAATTGGTTTAATGTTGATACAACAATTATCTGGAGCTAGCGGTATCACATATTATTCAAATGCCATATTTAGAAAAGCTG GCTTTTCAGAGAGACTTGGATCAATGATATTTGGTGTGTTCGTG ATCCCAAAAGCTTTGGTTGGTCTGATTCTTGTGGATAGATGGGGAAGACGACCACTCCTATTG GCTTCTGCTGTTGGAATGTCTATCGGATCCTTGCTTATTGGGGTTAGCTTCACGTTACAG GAAATGAATCTGTTTCCTGAATTTATTCCAGTTTTCGTCTTCATAAATATTCTG GTCTACTTTGGATTTTTTGCAATCGGTATAGGAGGGCTACCTTGGATCATTATGTCTGAG atATTTCcgataaatataaaagtttcAGCAGGGTCAATCGTTGCATTAACATCGTGGACCACTGGGTGGTTCGTTAGTTATGGTTTCAACTTTATGTTTGAATGGAGCGCACAAg GAACCTTTTACATATTTGCGATGGTGGGGGGATTGTCATTGCTTTTTATATGGATGCTCGTGCCGGAAACCAAAGGACAGTCGCTTGAAGAATTGCAAGCATCCCTTACGGGGACAACCTAA